From Eptesicus fuscus isolate TK198812 chromosome 13, DD_ASM_mEF_20220401, whole genome shotgun sequence, the proteins below share one genomic window:
- the HNRNPUL2 gene encoding heterogeneous nuclear ribonucleoprotein U-like protein 2 isoform X1, with the protein MEVKRLKVTELRSELQRRGLDSRGLKVDLAQRLQEALDAEMLEDEAGGGGAVPGGACKAEPRPVAASGGGPGGDEEEDEEEEEDEEALLEDEDEEPPPAQASDQASQPPPEPPEEAAVEAAAEAEAEPEPEPEPEPEAEPEAEAEPEPDASEKPAEEAPAESGGVNGGEEQGTGKGEEDEPEERSGDETPGSEAPGDKAAEEQGDDQDSEKSKPAGSDGERRGVKRQRDEKDEHGRAYYEFREEAYHSRSKSPPPPEEEAKDEEEDDTLVNLDTYTSDLHFQVSKDRYGGQPLFSEKFPTLWSGARSTYGVTKGKVCFEAKVTQNLPMKEGCTEVSLLRVGWSVDFSHPQLGEDEFSYGFDGRGLKAENGQFEEFGQTFGENDVIGCFANFETEEVELSFSKNGEDLGVAFRINKEFLADRALLPHVLCKNCVVELNFGQKEEPFFPPPEEFVFIHAVPVEERVRTAVPPKTIEECEVILMVGLPGSGKTQWALKYSKENPEKRYNVLGAETVLNQMRMKGLEEPEMDPKSRDLLVQQASQCLSKLVQIASRTKRNFILDQCNVYNSGQRRKLLLFKTFSRKVVVVVPSEEDWKQRLEWRKEVEGDDVPESIMLEMKANFSLPEKCDYMDEVTYGELEKEEAQPLVTKYKEEARKLLPPSEKRTNRRNNRNKRNRQNRSRGQGQGYVGGQRRGYDNRAYGQQYWGQSGNRGGYRNFYDRYRGDYDRFYSRDYEYNRYRDYYRQYNRDWQNYYYHPPQDRDRYYRNYYGYQGYR; encoded by the exons atGGAGGTGAAGCGGCTGAAAGTGACCGAGCTGCGGTCGGAGCTGCAGCGGCGGGGCCTGGACTCGCGCGGCCTCAAGGTGGATCTGGCGCAGCGGCTGCAGGAGGCGCTGGACGCCGAGATGCTCGAGGACGAGGCCGGTGGTGGCGGGGCCGTGCCCGGCGGGGCCTGCAAGGCGGAGCCTCGGCCTGTGGCCGCGTCGGGCGGCGGCCCGGGCGGGGACGAAGAGGAGgacgaagaggaggaggaggacgaggaggcgCTGCTTGAGGACGAGGACGAAGAGccacctcctgcccaggcctcggACCAGGCCTCGCAGCCGCCGCCGGAGCCTCCGGAGGAGGCAGCCGTGGAGGCCgcggccgaggccgaggccgagcctgagcccgagcccgagcccgagcctgAGGCCGAgcccgaggccgaggccgagccCGAGCCCGATGCTTCCGAGAAGCCGGCTGAGGAGGCCCCGGCCGAGTCAGGTGGCGTCAATGGTGGCGAAGAGCAGGGCACCGGCAAAGGGGAAGAAGACGAGCCGGAGGAGCGGAGCGGGGACGAGACGCCGGGATCCGAGGCGCCGGGTGACAAGGCCGCAGAGGAACAGG GAGATGACCAAGATAGTGAAAAGTCAAAACCAGCAGGCTCAGATGGTGAGCGGCGGGGGGTAAAGAGACAGCGGGATGAGAAGGATGAACATGGCCGAGCTTACTATGAATTCCGAGAGGAGGCTTACCACAGCCG cTCCAAGTCTCCACCGCCCCCTGAAGAAGAGGCAAAAGATGAAGAGGAAGATGACACTCTTGTGAACCTGGACACGT ATACCTCTGATCTCCATTTTCAAGTGAGCAAAGACCGCTATGGAGGGCAGCCACTTTTCTCAGAGAAGTTCCCGACCCTGTGGTCTGGGGCAAGGAGTACTTATGGAGTGACAAAGGGGAAAGTCTGCTTTGAGGCCAAG GTAACCCAGAATCTCCCAATGAAAGAAGGCTGCACAGAGGTTTCTCTCCTTCGAGTGGGATGGTCTGTTGATTTTTCCCATCCACAGCTTG GTGAGGATGAATTCTCTTATGGTTTTGATGGACGAGGACTCAAGGCAGAGAATGGGCAATTTGAGGAATTTGGCCAAACTTTTGGGGAGAATGATGTCATTGGCTGCTTTGCT AATTTTGAGACTGAAGAAGTAGAACTTTCCTTTTCCAAGAATGGAGAAGACCTTGGTGTGGCATTCCGGATCAACAAGGAATTCCTGGCAGACCGGGCCCTCCTACCCCATGTCCTCTGCAAAAATTGTGTTGTAGAATTAAACTTCGGTCAGAAGGAGGAGCCCTTCTTCCCACCACCAGAAGAGTTTGTGTTCATCCATGCTGTGCCTGTTGAGGAGCGTGTGCGCACTGCAGTCCCACCTAAGACCATAGAGGAGTGTGAG gtGATTCTGATGGTGGGACTGCCCGGATCTGGAAAGACTCAGTGGGCACTGAAATACTCAAAAGAAAACCCTGAGAAAAGATACAATGTCCTGGGAGCTGAGACTGTCCTCAATCAAATGAGG ATGAAGGGGCTTGAGGAGCCAGAAATGGACCCCAAAAGCCGAGACCTTTTAGTTCAGCAAGCCTCCCAGTGCCTTAGTAAACTGGTCCAGATTGCTTCCCGGACAAAGAGGAACTTCATTCTTGATCAG TGTAACGTGTACAACTCCGGCCAACGACGGAAACTGTTGCTGTTTAAGACGTTCTCTCGGAAAGTGGTGGTGGTTGTCCCGAGCGAGGAGGACTGGAAGCAGAGGCTGGAGTGGAGGAAGGAAGTGGAGGGGGATGATGTGCCTGAGTCCATCATGCTGGAGATGAAAG CCAACTTCTCTTTGCCTGAAAAATGCGACTACATGGATGAGGTGACATATggggagctggagaaggaggaaGCTCAGCCTCTTGTCACTAAGTACAAGGAGGAGGCAAGGAAGCTGCTGCCCCCCTCTGAGAAACGGACAAACCGCCGAAACAATCGAAACAAGCGCAACCGGCAGAACCGAAGccgaggccaaggccaaggctaTG TGGGCGGGCAGCGCCGAGGCTACGACAACCGGGCCTACGGGCAGCAGTACTGGGGGCAGTCTGGAAACAGAGGG ggTTACCGTAATTTCTACGACCGATACCGGGGAGATTATGATCGATTCTATAGCCGCGATTACGAGTACAACAGATACAGAGACTATTACAGACAGTACAATCGGGAT TGGCAGAATTACTACTACCACCCCCCCCAGGACAGAGACCGGTACTACAGGAACTACTACGGCTACCAAGGGTATCGGTGA
- the HNRNPUL2 gene encoding heterogeneous nuclear ribonucleoprotein U-like protein 2 isoform X2, translating to MEVKRLKVTELRSELQRRGLDSRGLKVDLAQRLQEALDAEMLEDEAGGGGAVPGGACKAEPRPVAASGGGPGGDEEEDEEEEEDEEALLEDEDEEPPPAQASDQASQPPPEPPEEAAVEAAAEAEAEPEPEPEPEPEAEPEAEAEPEPDASEKPAEEAPAESGGVNGGEEQGTGKGEEDEPEERSGDETPGSEAPGDKAAEEQGDDQDSEKSKPAGSDGERRGVKRQRDEKDEHGRAYYEFREEAYHSRSKSPPPPEEEAKDEEEDDTLVNLDTYTSDLHFQVSKDRYGGQPLFSEKFPTLWSGARSTYGVTKGKVCFEAKVTQNLPMKEGCTEVSLLRVGWSVDFSHPQLGEDEFSYGFDGRGLKAENGQFEEFGQTFGENDVIGCFANFETEEVELSFSKNGEDLGVAFRINKEFLADRALLPHVLCKNCVVELNFGQKEEPFFPPPEEFVFIHAVPVEERVRTAVPPKTIEECEVILMVGLPGSGKTQWALKYSKENPEKRYNVLGAETVLNQMRMKGLEEPEMDPKSRDLLVQQASQCLSKLVQIASRTKRNFILDQCNVYNSGQRRKLLLFKTFSRKVVVVVPSEEDWKQRLEWRKEVEGDDVPESIMLEMKANFSLPEKCDYMDEVTYGELEKEEAQPLVTKYKEEARKLLPPSEKRTNRRNNRNKRNRQNRSRGQGQGYGLP from the exons atGGAGGTGAAGCGGCTGAAAGTGACCGAGCTGCGGTCGGAGCTGCAGCGGCGGGGCCTGGACTCGCGCGGCCTCAAGGTGGATCTGGCGCAGCGGCTGCAGGAGGCGCTGGACGCCGAGATGCTCGAGGACGAGGCCGGTGGTGGCGGGGCCGTGCCCGGCGGGGCCTGCAAGGCGGAGCCTCGGCCTGTGGCCGCGTCGGGCGGCGGCCCGGGCGGGGACGAAGAGGAGgacgaagaggaggaggaggacgaggaggcgCTGCTTGAGGACGAGGACGAAGAGccacctcctgcccaggcctcggACCAGGCCTCGCAGCCGCCGCCGGAGCCTCCGGAGGAGGCAGCCGTGGAGGCCgcggccgaggccgaggccgagcctgagcccgagcccgagcccgagcctgAGGCCGAgcccgaggccgaggccgagccCGAGCCCGATGCTTCCGAGAAGCCGGCTGAGGAGGCCCCGGCCGAGTCAGGTGGCGTCAATGGTGGCGAAGAGCAGGGCACCGGCAAAGGGGAAGAAGACGAGCCGGAGGAGCGGAGCGGGGACGAGACGCCGGGATCCGAGGCGCCGGGTGACAAGGCCGCAGAGGAACAGG GAGATGACCAAGATAGTGAAAAGTCAAAACCAGCAGGCTCAGATGGTGAGCGGCGGGGGGTAAAGAGACAGCGGGATGAGAAGGATGAACATGGCCGAGCTTACTATGAATTCCGAGAGGAGGCTTACCACAGCCG cTCCAAGTCTCCACCGCCCCCTGAAGAAGAGGCAAAAGATGAAGAGGAAGATGACACTCTTGTGAACCTGGACACGT ATACCTCTGATCTCCATTTTCAAGTGAGCAAAGACCGCTATGGAGGGCAGCCACTTTTCTCAGAGAAGTTCCCGACCCTGTGGTCTGGGGCAAGGAGTACTTATGGAGTGACAAAGGGGAAAGTCTGCTTTGAGGCCAAG GTAACCCAGAATCTCCCAATGAAAGAAGGCTGCACAGAGGTTTCTCTCCTTCGAGTGGGATGGTCTGTTGATTTTTCCCATCCACAGCTTG GTGAGGATGAATTCTCTTATGGTTTTGATGGACGAGGACTCAAGGCAGAGAATGGGCAATTTGAGGAATTTGGCCAAACTTTTGGGGAGAATGATGTCATTGGCTGCTTTGCT AATTTTGAGACTGAAGAAGTAGAACTTTCCTTTTCCAAGAATGGAGAAGACCTTGGTGTGGCATTCCGGATCAACAAGGAATTCCTGGCAGACCGGGCCCTCCTACCCCATGTCCTCTGCAAAAATTGTGTTGTAGAATTAAACTTCGGTCAGAAGGAGGAGCCCTTCTTCCCACCACCAGAAGAGTTTGTGTTCATCCATGCTGTGCCTGTTGAGGAGCGTGTGCGCACTGCAGTCCCACCTAAGACCATAGAGGAGTGTGAG gtGATTCTGATGGTGGGACTGCCCGGATCTGGAAAGACTCAGTGGGCACTGAAATACTCAAAAGAAAACCCTGAGAAAAGATACAATGTCCTGGGAGCTGAGACTGTCCTCAATCAAATGAGG ATGAAGGGGCTTGAGGAGCCAGAAATGGACCCCAAAAGCCGAGACCTTTTAGTTCAGCAAGCCTCCCAGTGCCTTAGTAAACTGGTCCAGATTGCTTCCCGGACAAAGAGGAACTTCATTCTTGATCAG TGTAACGTGTACAACTCCGGCCAACGACGGAAACTGTTGCTGTTTAAGACGTTCTCTCGGAAAGTGGTGGTGGTTGTCCCGAGCGAGGAGGACTGGAAGCAGAGGCTGGAGTGGAGGAAGGAAGTGGAGGGGGATGATGTGCCTGAGTCCATCATGCTGGAGATGAAAG CCAACTTCTCTTTGCCTGAAAAATGCGACTACATGGATGAGGTGACATATggggagctggagaaggaggaaGCTCAGCCTCTTGTCACTAAGTACAAGGAGGAGGCAAGGAAGCTGCTGCCCCCCTCTGAGAAACGGACAAACCGCCGAAACAATCGAAACAAGCGCAACCGGCAGAACCGAAGccgaggccaaggccaaggctaTG ggTTACCGTAA
- the GNG3 gene encoding guanine nucleotide-binding protein G(I)/G(S)/G(O) subunit gamma-3 isoform X1 yields the protein MRDRPPLTLTLPQSPRSASARRGLGRRHLLFSSAPDAFSCTSRQGGAPTHPRHKALVPPTDPAPQAAAACGLRMKGETPVNSTMSIGQARKMVEQLKIEASLCRIKVSKAAADLMSYCDAHACEDPLITPVPTSENPFREKKFFCALL from the exons ATGCGTGATCGACCTCCTCTGACCCTAACTCTCCCTCAGAGTCCCCGCAGCGCATCAGCCAGACGAGGCCTTGGAAGGCGGCACCTTCTATTCT CTTCTGCGCCAGACGCTTTCAGCTGCACCTCCCGGCAAGGTGgggcacccacccacccccggcaCAAGGCTCTGGTGCCCCCCACTGACCCCGCGCCCCAGGCCGCCGCTGCCTGTGGCCTCAG gatgAAAGGGGAGACCCCTGTGAACAGCACCATGAGCATCGGGCAAGCCCGCAAGATGGTGGAGCAGCTGAAGATCGAGGCCAGCCTTTGCCGGATAAAG GTGTCCAAGGCGGCGGCAGATCTCATGTCCTACTGCGACGCCCACGCCTGCGAGGACCCCCTCATCACCCCCGTGCCCACCTCGGAGAACCCCTTCCGGGAGAAGAAGTTCTTCTGTGCCCTCCTCTGA
- the GNG3 gene encoding guanine nucleotide-binding protein G(I)/G(S)/G(O) subunit gamma-3 isoform X2: MKGETPVNSTMSIGQARKMVEQLKIEASLCRIKVSKAAADLMSYCDAHACEDPLITPVPTSENPFREKKFFCALL; encoded by the exons atgAAAGGGGAGACCCCTGTGAACAGCACCATGAGCATCGGGCAAGCCCGCAAGATGGTGGAGCAGCTGAAGATCGAGGCCAGCCTTTGCCGGATAAAG GTGTCCAAGGCGGCGGCAGATCTCATGTCCTACTGCGACGCCCACGCCTGCGAGGACCCCCTCATCACCCCCGTGCCCACCTCGGAGAACCCCTTCCGGGAGAAGAAGTTCTTCTGTGCCCTCCTCTGA